One segment of Methanomassiliicoccales archaeon DNA contains the following:
- a CDS encoding deoxyhypusine synthase (transforms a conserved lysine residue of initiation factor 5A into deoxyhypusine) yields the protein MGSRENLLNEKVRSIDFESISTVADLVEAFKDSSIQSRALATCAIAYERALLDESRPTIIMGLAGPLVAGGLRKVIADMIRYGIVDAIVSIGAIPYQDFYQARGYSHYKCSPNIDDLLLRDHFIDRIYDTLVDEEKFRETDAFIGDIAETLEPRTYSSREFMKILGSTIDDENSILHNAYKYGVPIFVPALNDSSIGIGLTGAHVRNREKGKEFMRLDPIRDNWELTQIKLKSEKTGVIYIGGGVPKNFIQQIEVIAETMGYDKGGHHYAVQITTDVPFWGGLSGCTFEEAQSWGKINREATKSVAYVEATIGMSLMVGYILKKGVWKGRDRLRFQWEGDSLVNVKKVPIFE from the coding sequence ATGGGCTCTAGGGAGAACCTTCTGAATGAAAAGGTCAGATCGATCGATTTCGAATCGATAAGTACGGTAGCGGATCTTGTAGAGGCATTCAAGGACAGCTCGATTCAAAGCAGGGCACTGGCAACCTGCGCTATAGCCTATGAAAGGGCTCTATTGGATGAATCACGGCCAACTATAATCATGGGCCTGGCAGGTCCTTTGGTGGCGGGCGGTCTGAGAAAGGTGATAGCGGACATGATCCGCTATGGTATTGTTGACGCCATAGTCTCTATCGGGGCTATCCCCTATCAGGATTTCTACCAGGCAAGAGGATATAGTCACTATAAGTGCTCTCCAAATATTGACGATCTCCTTCTTCGAGATCACTTTATCGATCGCATATATGATACTCTCGTTGATGAGGAGAAGTTCAGGGAGACCGATGCCTTCATTGGGGACATCGCCGAGACTCTGGAACCCAGAACATATTCTAGTCGGGAATTCATGAAAATTCTTGGATCCACCATTGATGATGAGAATTCTATCCTGCACAACGCATACAAATATGGCGTCCCTATATTCGTTCCAGCCTTGAACGATTCCTCCATCGGTATAGGTCTAACGGGCGCTCATGTTCGGAATCGAGAGAAAGGCAAAGAGTTCATGCGTCTAGACCCAATCCGAGATAATTGGGAGCTTACCCAGATCAAGCTCAAATCGGAGAAGACCGGCGTCATATACATCGGTGGTGGGGTACCTAAGAACTTCATCCAGCAGATAGAGGTCATAGCCGAGACCATGGGATACGACAAGGGGGGCCACCACTATGCTGTCCAGATAACGACTGATGTGCCGTTCTGGGGGGGTCTCTCAGGCTGCACCTTCGAGGAGGCCCAATCCTGGGGAAAAATCAACAGGGAGGCCACCAAGAGCGTTGCATATGTGGAGGCGACCATTGGCATGAGCTTGATGGTAGGGTACATCCTCAAGAAGGGAGTGTGGAAGGGAAGGGATCGACTGAGGTTCCAATGGGAGGGGGACTCCCTGGTGAATGTGAAGAAGGTACCGATTTTCGAATAG
- a CDS encoding DUF531 domain-containing protein, with protein sequence MARLGRATIGLFNSYDPNNFREAHRRALARAGALALALDQNLATFGFPFPDGPSTPRELADWVAETTTIGDDGRYLRELASQGRFQSFSYPARGFPPQLGDVILTTSKPQENKRVSVQQLIDKLSRGEGICLIFGLGPRGVPKNVHEIAKAHLDISERGMSLETCTAMGAVSAVIAHGVRQSTR encoded by the coding sequence GTGGCAAGGCTAGGTAGGGCCACAATTGGCCTTTTCAATTCATACGATCCTAACAACTTCAGGGAGGCTCACCGCAGGGCACTGGCTAGGGCCGGGGCCTTAGCACTGGCTTTGGATCAGAACCTGGCAACCTTTGGTTTTCCATTCCCAGATGGACCATCTACACCGAGGGAGCTGGCCGATTGGGTGGCCGAAACTACAACCATTGGGGATGATGGGAGATATCTCAGAGAGCTAGCCTCACAGGGGCGCTTCCAATCATTCTCCTATCCGGCCAGGGGATTCCCTCCCCAGCTTGGAGATGTGATACTGACAACCAGTAAGCCCCAGGAGAATAAGAGAGTGAGCGTGCAGCAACTGATAGACAAGCTCTCTCGAGGGGAGGGCATTTGCCTCATCTTCGGACTTGGTCCAAGGGGAGTTCCCAAGAATGTTCACGAGATAGCCAAGGCGCACCTGGACATAAGCGAGAGGGGTATGTCGCTGGAAACCTGCACAGCGATGGGAGCGGTCTCTGCAGTGATCGCCCACGGCGTGAGGCAGTCAACACGATGA
- a CDS encoding RlmE family RNA methyltransferase, whose amino-acid sequence MTKRWLQTRRSDYYYKKAKQMDYRSRAAFKLKQIDNKFHLLREGYRVVDLGAAPGGWLQVAKEAVGPSGKVVGVDLQTIPPIDGVETIRGDLRKEETVGRLLAALEGEADVVLSDMSPNISGHYSTDHARSVGLVETALSIAKVTLRPGGSFLAKVFEGDMIRDLRRVVESCFKEVKLHSPKASRSSSSEIYIIARGFQPEKLILDDEIPTQG is encoded by the coding sequence ATGACCAAGCGCTGGCTCCAAACAAGGAGGAGCGATTACTACTACAAGAAGGCCAAGCAGATGGATTACAGGAGCCGAGCCGCCTTCAAATTGAAGCAGATAGACAACAAGTTCCATCTGCTCAGGGAGGGATACAGGGTCGTTGATCTCGGTGCGGCCCCAGGAGGTTGGCTCCAGGTAGCCAAGGAGGCGGTTGGTCCAAGCGGAAAGGTCGTTGGCGTCGATCTCCAAACCATTCCTCCAATCGATGGGGTGGAAACCATCAGGGGCGATCTCAGGAAGGAGGAGACCGTTGGAAGGTTGCTCGCCGCTCTTGAGGGAGAGGCAGATGTGGTGCTCTCCGACATGTCACCCAACATCAGCGGCCACTACTCGACCGATCACGCTAGATCGGTCGGTCTGGTAGAAACAGCCCTAAGCATCGCCAAGGTAACCCTTCGTCCGGGTGGAAGTTTCCTGGCAAAGGTGTTCGAGGGGGATATGATCCGAGATCTCCGTCGAGTTGTCGAGTCATGTTTCAAGGAAGTCAAACTTCACTCTCCTAAGGCTTCGAGGTCCAGCAGCTCCGAGATTTACATCATAGCTCGAGGGTTTCAACCAGAAAAACTCATCTTGGACGATGAGATACCGACTCAGGGTTGA
- a CDS encoding recombinase RecA, with the protein MSNKREEDGDGPRSSTDKPMPGESGALVQPMPDHGSMERLKNWLLEDDESTESWIGDVADSIAISDQTSHVLDDDIGSNLTHAVASDSALVEEINELRKQNSEMRARMDIAIEGLPNDQASVLKKEMELMDLEMNLREREKSIEESMSTLSNKEPGLEERFQEELREKEDEFRKREAEFNQRIEQMEKELKEKESETRLREEELRLAKMNGPEVEREFEAKLKDIKKKEQFVDHLEEEVKNLKAEMVQKDEELKKIKELLSFKDSEFGHREEDLLFRERRMEEERRRFEEAKKEASGLEEVEMKKRLESLKEEIQAKEEEIRNKEKYLSSKESELRRREHKIINEEIEARDEERAIEIQQAKVKTGNHRFDDLLLGGIPFGSNILVHGPPFTGKEVMMGQFVAEGLTKGVPCVWVLTDKTPSDIREEMKFIISGYEEYERLGLVSYIDTYSMSMGQTTEDPYTVFIDDPTDHKKIMDTVENKTHEYLESGHKYYRLAFRSLSTLIAYSDPISTFRFMSPFCGKRKRDKAVSLFAMEKGMHGEQEIQMIGSVMDGMIDFKIDQLKTFFSVKGITDVQSRSYIRYTATKSTLSIGSFSLDHIR; encoded by the coding sequence TTGAGCAATAAACGAGAGGAAGACGGTGACGGGCCTCGATCCAGCACCGACAAACCCATGCCGGGAGAATCAGGAGCCCTTGTGCAGCCAATGCCCGATCATGGCAGCATGGAGAGATTAAAGAACTGGCTTCTTGAGGATGACGAATCCACTGAATCCTGGATCGGAGATGTGGCAGATTCGATAGCCATTTCAGACCAGACCTCTCATGTATTAGATGACGATATTGGCTCGAATTTGACTCATGCGGTTGCCTCAGACTCGGCACTAGTCGAGGAAATCAATGAGCTTCGGAAGCAGAATTCCGAAATGAGAGCGCGAATGGATATCGCGATTGAAGGACTTCCTAATGATCAGGCCAGCGTCCTAAAGAAGGAAATGGAACTGATGGACCTGGAAATGAATCTCAGGGAAAGAGAGAAGAGTATCGAGGAGTCCATGAGCACCCTATCCAACAAGGAACCCGGATTGGAGGAGCGGTTCCAAGAGGAACTAAGGGAGAAGGAGGATGAGTTCCGTAAGAGGGAGGCTGAGTTCAACCAAAGGATCGAGCAAATGGAAAAGGAGCTCAAGGAAAAGGAATCTGAGACCCGCTTAAGGGAAGAGGAACTCAGGCTGGCAAAGATGAACGGTCCAGAGGTTGAAAGGGAGTTCGAGGCGAAATTAAAAGATATAAAGAAGAAAGAGCAGTTCGTGGACCATCTTGAGGAAGAGGTGAAGAATCTCAAGGCGGAGATGGTCCAAAAGGATGAAGAGTTGAAAAAAATAAAGGAACTGCTGAGTTTCAAGGATTCTGAGTTCGGCCATAGGGAGGAGGATCTTCTATTCAGAGAGAGACGGATGGAAGAAGAGAGGCGAAGATTCGAAGAGGCGAAAAAGGAGGCTTCGGGTCTCGAAGAGGTGGAGATGAAGAAGCGCCTTGAGTCCCTGAAAGAGGAGATCCAAGCCAAGGAGGAAGAAATCCGCAACAAGGAAAAATATCTTTCCTCTAAAGAAAGTGAGCTGAGGAGGAGAGAGCATAAAATCATCAACGAGGAGATCGAAGCGCGTGATGAGGAAAGGGCCATCGAGATCCAACAGGCAAAGGTCAAAACGGGTAACCACAGGTTCGATGACCTGCTGTTGGGGGGCATTCCCTTCGGTTCGAACATCCTTGTTCACGGACCTCCATTCACTGGAAAAGAGGTCATGATGGGGCAATTCGTTGCCGAAGGACTTACCAAAGGTGTTCCCTGCGTCTGGGTGCTCACTGACAAGACCCCCTCTGACATCAGAGAGGAAATGAAATTCATCATCTCCGGTTACGAGGAATACGAGAGGCTTGGTCTCGTGAGTTACATCGATACCTATTCGATGAGCATGGGTCAGACCACGGAGGACCCGTACACGGTCTTCATAGACGATCCGACAGACCATAAGAAGATCATGGACACTGTTGAGAATAAGACCCATGAGTACTTGGAAAGCGGCCACAAGTACTACCGTTTGGCTTTCCGGTCCTTATCAACTCTCATCGCTTATTCTGACCCTATCTCCACATTCAGATTCATGAGCCCGTTCTGTGGAAAGCGCAAGAGAGACAAGGCTGTTTCGTTGTTCGCAATGGAAAAAGGAATGCACGGGGAGCAGGAAATCCAAATGATCGGTTCAGTTATGGATGGCATGATCGACTTCAAGATAGATCAGCTCAAGACCTTCTTCTCGGTCAAGGGAATCACTGACGTTCAGTCTCGCTCCTATATACGATACACGGCCACCAAGTCTACCCTCAGCATAGGGTCCTTCTCGCTCGATCACATCAGGTGA
- a CDS encoding phosphoribosylformylglycinamidine cyclo-ligase has protein sequence MSRKGWTYAQSGVDIDRKSKAISTLVAQLAYRRKGRGTMVKAEGQFTGMIDFGDVLLTLCTDGVGTKLLVAETMGRWDTVGIDCIAMNVNDTIVVGAEPMAFVDYIAIDRPDEELTSQIGLGLERGAELANMDIVGGEIAVMPEVVNGVDISGTCLGFVPKEKVVNSDSIEVGDMIIGLPSSGIHSNGLTLARKIMASENVDYSEKPSVLERSVGEELLVPTEIYVRSVLKLLDSCQVRGMVNITGGGLRNFLRLKGGVSFEIEKPLDPKPIFSYLQDLGSVEDREMYQTFNMGMGFAIIVSEADSGTALEALGNDASIVGRVCEGNGVAIPQMAISYFEY, from the coding sequence ATGAGCCGCAAAGGTTGGACCTACGCCCAATCGGGAGTTGATATCGACCGCAAGTCGAAGGCCATAAGCACCCTGGTAGCCCAGCTAGCTTACAGGCGCAAAGGCCGGGGGACCATGGTCAAGGCAGAGGGGCAGTTCACCGGAATGATCGATTTCGGGGATGTTCTTCTGACCCTCTGCACTGACGGGGTGGGGACCAAGCTACTCGTGGCTGAGACAATGGGCCGTTGGGATACGGTGGGTATCGACTGCATAGCTATGAACGTCAACGACACCATCGTTGTTGGTGCAGAGCCGATGGCCTTCGTTGATTACATTGCTATAGACCGCCCTGACGAGGAGTTGACCTCGCAGATAGGACTCGGTCTTGAGCGCGGGGCGGAGCTCGCCAACATGGACATCGTTGGTGGGGAGATAGCGGTCATGCCAGAAGTCGTGAACGGAGTGGATATCTCGGGAACCTGTCTTGGATTTGTTCCCAAGGAAAAAGTGGTGAATTCCGACAGCATAGAGGTGGGCGATATGATCATCGGTCTGCCGAGCTCGGGTATCCATTCCAACGGACTAACCCTTGCTAGGAAGATAATGGCCTCCGAGAATGTTGACTACTCGGAGAAACCATCCGTTCTGGAGAGATCCGTGGGCGAAGAGTTGCTCGTTCCTACTGAGATCTACGTTCGTAGCGTATTGAAGCTTCTAGATAGCTGCCAAGTGAGGGGCATGGTCAACATCACTGGGGGTGGACTTCGCAACTTCCTGCGCCTGAAGGGTGGTGTGAGCTTCGAAATCGAGAAGCCTTTGGATCCAAAACCAATATTCAGCTACCTCCAGGACCTGGGTTCGGTCGAGGACCGAGAGATGTACCAGACATTCAACATGGGAATGGGCTTCGCGATTATCGTCTCCGAAGCAGATTCCGGAACTGCTCTAGAAGCTCTTGGCAATGATGCGAGTATTGTGGGCAGAGTCTGCGAGGGAAATGGCGTTGCCATCCCCCAGATGGCCATCTCTTATTTTGAATACTGA